In a single window of the Polynucleobacter sp. MWH-UH24A genome:
- a CDS encoding efflux RND transporter permease subunit has product MTLSELCIRRPVMTVLLSVVTVFAGAIAYTRIPVAALPSFNTPVISVSASLPGASPENMASSVALPLEKEFSTIDGITVISSTNFLGTTNITLEFNNDRDIDKAAVDVQAALLRAQRRLPIEMTVPPSYRKVNPADAPVLIIGMTSPSMDLSELNDYAENLISPTLSTIDGVAQIIVYGIKRYAIRVQARPDSLATHNLTMEDLSIAINKANSNTPVGVLEGPRQLLTIYANKQLVSAADFANLVVAQKNGLPIYLRDVAEVVESYENVRTLSTTNGERSIALAIQRQPNANTVKVVDAVKVMIPEFEKQLPASIKLTLINDRSLSIREAIHDVNLTLGLTVALVVLVIFLFLKHISATVIPSLSLPISLIGAFFLLYFMGYSLDNVSLLGITLAVGLVVDDSIVVLENIVRYVDQGMSPLKAALKGSREVGFTILSISLSLVAVFIPIFFMEGPIGLLFREFAVVVSLAIVVSAVVSLTLVPMLCSRYLPKPGQHAREFAINRHFDRWFEWTQKTYVHYLDIALQKRKQVLWLAVATFVITIAMFIYTPKGFFPEEDIGQITATTEADQDISFKAMLELQDRAAQIVANDPNVANFVSILGGGLSAGSNTGRFFIVLKPRDERESMTKVLEGLRAKFRDVPGLQVFMRPIQNLQLGGRSSKSRYQFTLQSVGFEGVNEWSEKLLEKLRVDPIFRDVTSDSQMKGLNVQIDINRDKAAQAGVTIADIRQALYNAFGQRQVSTIYTSVNTYYVILETAEDQRQFETDLNKVFLRGRATNQLIPLSSLASFKRTIGPTAVNHQGQIPAVTLSFNLAPDVALGEATDKIEKYVKEINLPPSIITSYGGDAKVFKGNQTGQFVLIIAALAVIYILLGVLYESYIHPITILAGLPSAAIGALLSLWMFGMELTIIATIGILMLIGIVKKNAILMIDFALDAQRKQKMSPTEAIRTACILRFRPIMMTTLAAIMGALPIALGLGAGAELRQPLGISVVGGLILSQFVTLFITPVIYLYLDRYAGRGPLEIPPEDLQDT; this is encoded by the coding sequence ATGACGCTCTCTGAGCTTTGTATCCGACGGCCTGTCATGACCGTTTTGCTCTCGGTAGTGACGGTCTTTGCCGGTGCTATCGCATACACCCGCATTCCCGTTGCAGCATTACCCAGCTTTAATACTCCGGTAATTTCCGTATCGGCATCCTTACCAGGAGCCTCTCCCGAAAATATGGCGTCCTCGGTTGCCCTACCGCTTGAGAAAGAGTTCTCCACCATTGATGGCATTACGGTGATTAGCTCCACCAATTTTTTAGGTACAACCAATATCACCCTCGAATTTAATAACGATCGCGATATTGATAAAGCCGCGGTCGATGTTCAGGCCGCACTATTGCGCGCTCAGCGTCGTCTGCCAATCGAGATGACCGTACCGCCCTCCTATCGCAAGGTCAACCCTGCCGATGCACCGGTTCTTATCATCGGTATGACCTCGCCATCGATGGATTTATCCGAGCTCAATGATTACGCTGAGAACTTAATCTCTCCAACGCTCTCCACAATTGATGGAGTGGCTCAAATTATTGTGTATGGCATTAAACGTTATGCCATCCGCGTGCAAGCCAGACCCGACTCTTTGGCTACGCACAACCTCACGATGGAAGATCTCTCGATCGCCATCAATAAAGCGAACTCCAATACCCCCGTGGGTGTTTTAGAGGGCCCACGGCAACTACTTACCATCTATGCCAATAAACAATTAGTGAGTGCAGCGGATTTTGCCAACCTCGTGGTTGCTCAAAAGAATGGTTTACCCATCTATCTGCGCGATGTGGCCGAGGTGGTTGAGAGTTATGAGAACGTTCGCACTCTATCTACGACCAACGGTGAGCGTTCGATTGCACTTGCGATTCAGCGCCAGCCCAATGCCAATACGGTTAAAGTAGTGGATGCCGTCAAGGTGATGATTCCGGAATTTGAGAAGCAATTACCCGCCTCGATTAAGCTCACACTGATCAATGATCGCTCCTTATCGATTCGTGAGGCGATTCATGATGTCAATTTGACGTTAGGACTCACCGTTGCCTTAGTGGTCTTAGTGATCTTTCTATTTCTGAAGCATATTTCTGCAACGGTAATCCCCTCGCTGAGTTTGCCAATTTCTCTGATTGGCGCCTTCTTCTTGCTCTATTTCATGGGCTACAGCTTAGATAACGTGTCGCTCTTGGGGATTACCTTGGCAGTGGGCTTAGTGGTTGATGATTCTATTGTGGTCTTAGAGAACATCGTACGCTATGTCGATCAGGGCATGAGTCCGTTAAAAGCCGCTCTCAAAGGTAGTCGCGAGGTTGGGTTCACCATTCTCTCCATTTCACTTTCCTTAGTGGCTGTTTTTATTCCCATCTTCTTCATGGAAGGTCCAATCGGTCTTTTATTCCGTGAGTTTGCGGTGGTCGTCTCCTTGGCGATCGTAGTGTCGGCGGTGGTCTCACTCACCTTGGTACCTATGCTCTGCAGTCGCTACCTTCCCAAACCTGGACAGCATGCTCGCGAGTTTGCAATCAATCGTCACTTTGATCGTTGGTTTGAGTGGACGCAAAAGACCTATGTGCATTATTTGGATATTGCCTTACAAAAGCGCAAACAAGTCTTGTGGCTAGCGGTGGCTACCTTCGTGATCACAATTGCCATGTTTATCTATACGCCAAAGGGATTCTTTCCCGAGGAAGATATTGGCCAGATCACTGCAACGACCGAGGCGGATCAAGATATTTCTTTCAAGGCCATGCTGGAGTTACAAGACCGTGCTGCACAGATCGTGGCAAACGATCCAAATGTCGCAAATTTTGTTTCCATATTGGGTGGTGGCCTCAGTGCAGGCAGTAATACAGGTCGCTTTTTTATTGTTCTCAAGCCACGCGATGAACGCGAATCCATGACCAAAGTTCTTGAGGGTCTGCGTGCGAAGTTCAGGGATGTTCCAGGTTTGCAAGTGTTTATGCGCCCCATCCAAAATTTACAACTCGGTGGACGATCCAGTAAAAGCCGCTATCAATTTACTCTGCAAAGCGTTGGTTTTGAGGGAGTGAATGAGTGGTCAGAGAAATTGCTCGAGAAATTACGAGTTGATCCAATCTTTAGGGACGTCACCTCTGACTCGCAAATGAAAGGTCTAAACGTACAAATTGATATTAATCGTGATAAAGCCGCACAGGCAGGGGTTACGATCGCGGATATTCGTCAAGCTTTGTATAACGCCTTTGGACAGCGCCAGGTCTCCACCATTTATACAAGCGTCAATACCTATTACGTCATTTTAGAAACAGCAGAGGATCAACGCCAGTTTGAGACCGATCTCAACAAAGTGTTCTTGCGGGGCCGCGCGACCAATCAGTTAATTCCGTTATCGAGTCTCGCAAGTTTCAAGCGCACGATTGGCCCGACTGCGGTTAACCATCAGGGCCAAATCCCAGCCGTGACTCTGTCATTTAACTTGGCGCCTGATGTGGCCTTGGGTGAAGCGACTGACAAGATTGAAAAGTATGTAAAAGAAATTAACTTACCGCCCTCCATCATTACTAGCTACGGAGGCGACGCCAAAGTCTTTAAAGGCAATCAAACTGGGCAATTTGTCCTGATTATTGCTGCGCTAGCAGTAATTTATATTCTGCTTGGGGTGCTCTATGAGAGCTACATTCACCCCATTACCATTTTGGCTGGCTTACCGTCCGCGGCCATTGGTGCCCTGCTCTCTTTATGGATGTTTGGAATGGAGCTCACCATCATTGCCACGATTGGTATTTTGATGCTGATTGGCATCGTCAAGAAAAATGCCATCTTGATGATTGACTTCGCCCTTGATGCGCAACGTAAACAAAAAATGAGCCCTACGGAGGCTATTCGGACCGCATGCATCTTGCGCTTTCGCCCCATCATGATGACCACCCTCGCTGCAATTATGGGCGCCTTGCCGATTGCGCTCGGCCTTGGTGCTGGCGCTGAACTACGCCAACCCCTTGGTATTAGC